The following proteins are encoded in a genomic region of Atribacterota bacterium:
- a CDS encoding leucine-rich repeat protein, with protein MKKILVLILSFLVLAMTFTACSDIANITLPQDNSPSKIARNGNTIIWTGKGINSLSLECGEEGYIHWVLNQAKNVTSAELVLGGSGSGTYSPVEVTKGGVYHFTTPYFDLETLEAYVTYVGDIKKNTSLIISEYCPGDGGGDPPVAQYTLTVNTVGNGSVKVDNVLYTVPVTVDEGTVLDLEAIADSGLQFDGWTGDLVSSNATEPITINGNKAVTATFSEFTPDSCFDFEPLTGTIEEYICSGGDVSIPPTIGGTTVVAIDSQAFYMKSLTSILIPEGVTRIGSAAFMANLLHSVTIPDSVTYIGSEAFNSIKLQSLTIGSGLTSIPYGGFSFNQLPSITIPDTVTSIDQWAFAYNNLTWVDIGNGVTSIGNKAFVGPLNKITQITIGDDVTIDSDSDTMGANPGFKDVYDDGGKLAGTYTYTAGGWVKQP; from the coding sequence ATGAAAAAGATACTTGTTTTAATTTTATCTTTTCTGGTCTTAGCTATGACCTTTACTGCCTGCAGTGATATTGCCAATATCACCCTGCCTCAGGATAACTCCCCTTCCAAAATAGCCAGAAATGGTAATACTATCATTTGGACAGGGAAGGGGATAAATTCCCTGTCCTTAGAGTGCGGTGAAGAAGGTTACATCCACTGGGTCTTGAACCAGGCAAAGAATGTAACTTCTGCAGAGCTTGTTCTTGGGGGTTCCGGTTCAGGGACATATTCTCCAGTAGAGGTTACCAAAGGAGGGGTATATCATTTCACTACACCTTACTTTGATCTAGAAACTCTAGAAGCATATGTAACGTATGTTGGAGATATTAAGAAGAATACCAGTCTTATTATCTCCGAATACTGTCCGGGAGATGGTGGTGGAGATCCACCTGTTGCCCAGTACACCCTGACTGTTAATACCGTTGGTAACGGGAGTGTAAAAGTTGACAATGTTCTCTACACAGTGCCTGTGACAGTAGACGAAGGTACAGTTCTTGACCTGGAAGCCATTGCTGATAGCGGCTTGCAGTTTGACGGCTGGACTGGAGACCTGGTAAGCAGCAATGCTACCGAGCCGATTACTATTAATGGAAATAAAGCAGTGACTGCAACCTTCTCTGAATTTACACCAGACTCGTGTTTTGATTTTGAGCCCTTAACCGGAACAATAGAAGAGTATATCTGTTCTGGAGGAGATGTGTCTATTCCGCCCACGATTGGGGGAACTACAGTGGTAGCTATTGACAGCCAGGCATTTTATATGAAGAGTCTTACCAGTATCTTAATCCCCGAGGGTGTGACCAGGATTGGTTCCGCTGCATTCATGGCCAACCTGCTCCACTCGGTTACTATACCAGATAGTGTGACATACATAGGTTCAGAGGCATTCAACAGCATCAAACTTCAATCACTCACTATCGGAAGTGGTTTGACGAGCATTCCTTATGGAGGATTTTCCTTTAACCAGCTTCCTTCGATCACCATTCCAGATACTGTGACATCTATTGACCAATGGGCATTCGCCTATAACAATCTTACCTGGGTTGACATTGGCAACGGTGTGACGAGCATTGGTAATAAGGCATTTGTTGGTCCGCTGAATAAAATTACCCAGATTACCATAGGAGATGATGTAACTATTGATAGCGATTCCGATACAATGGGAGCAAATCCTGGATTTAAAGATGTATACGATGACGGTGGCAAACTAGCAGGAACCTACACATATACAGCCGGTGGATGGGTTAAGCAGCCATAA